In the genome of Endozoicomonas sp. NE40, the window TTCGTTCCATTGGGCATTTGGCACTTTATTTTGTGTGCGCAAAACTCCCCCTGTTAACTTGGAAGTGGTTTCGAGACATATCCGACCAAACGACCACTACAGCATACCCTTTGCTTTCAGCCACTCCCCGACCTCAGCATGAGAGAAAGTTTTCTCTTCTCCTGATTCGATACGGGTCTGGGCTTCCATAGACTGCTGATACAGAGCTGCCTTCGCTGCCATAGGTGCTGAGGGTGCGACCATATAGATATTATCAGCCTCTATATCTTGCGGTGCTGGTAGGGGCTCCCCTTCCAGCATGGTCGCCGCTATCAACTCGTCCAGGCAGTCTACTGCTTCACACAAAGCCTGTTGCAGGGTTTTCCCTTCTGTCGCACCCCAGCCAAAGCAAGGAAACTTAACCAGGTAGCTGTTTTCGCATCTGGTAATGTAAGCAGGATATTGAAGTTTCATTTTTTCCTCCGTTCTTCATCCAACTACCCTACCACGGCCTAAAAAATAATTTAAAACACCATTTTCAGGCGCTCTGCAACAGTCCCCGCTTTTACGGGGACTCCCATGACGCAACTGATACACGGCGACTGTCTGGAAAAGATGGCCACCCTGCCCGATGGCTCTGTAGACCTTATTCTGGCT includes:
- a CDS encoding type II toxin-antitoxin system HicB family antitoxin, whose protein sequence is MKLQYPAYITRCENSYLVKFPCFGWGATEGKTLQQALCEAVDCLDELIAATMLEGEPLPAPQDIEADNIYMVAPSAPMAAKAALYQQSMEAQTRIESGEEKTFSHAEVGEWLKAKGML